From Schizosaccharomyces pombe strain 972h- genome assembly, chromosome: II, the proteins below share one genomic window:
- a CDS encoding spermine family transporter — protein MPLEKTNTHDSTATVEDQEATDNPMHLTQSRIQSETLFPNGVDLNYPFTTTRGPPDVAEYNLETAEGVYRDPTINEGEEELVTWELNDPENPHNWSRLWKWYITIVNSLLVVCSAFGSSVIAGDLEDVSRDLKVGPEVANLSCSLMVVGFGIGPLVISPLSEMIGRRIVYLVTLMIYIVLQIPCALAPNIACLLIVRFFCGCFGCTPLTLAGGVISDVWETRERGLAIAFFAAGPYAGPTLGPLVGGWIGVGTGDFRWIFWVNMIYMFVMYLTLLPVPETYAPVLLRWRAQRIRKETGRQVFTAQEKQMLSFKEIVQVNLTRPLTLLLTEPILVCISGYIALIYALLYGYFFAYPNVFVKGKGYNEGITGLMFIPILVGVVGALSTTPFLEKQYMAKLDANNGKSVPEWRLVGMCIASPFIPTGLLIFAWTSFPRLIWIGPAFSGAPFGYGMVLFYFSANNYLIDVYQNYCASALAAKTMVRSAGGAAFPLFIDYMMDGMTRQWAFFLLGMVAVAAIPIPFTFYLFGDKIRARSKAAIV, from the exons ACTTGACCCAGTCAAGAAT ACAGTCGGAAACCCTTTTCCCCAACGGTGTCGATCTTAACTATCCTTTCACTACCACTCGTGGACCTCCTGATGTTGCTGAATACAACTTGGAAACTGCCGAAGGTGTGTACCGTGACCCCACCATCAATGAGGGTGAGGAAGAGTTGGTTACTTGGGAACTTAATGACCCCGAAAACCCCCACAACTGGTCTAGATTGTGGAAATGGTACATTACTATTGTAAACTCCTTACTTGTCGTTTGTAGTGCTTTTGGTTCTTCCGTTATTGCTGGTGATCTTGAGGATGTTAGTCGTGATTTGAAAGTCGGCCCTGAAGTTGCTAACTTATCTTGTTCTTTGATGGTCGTCGGTTTTGGTATCGGTCCCTTGGTTATTTCGCCTCTAAGTGAAATGATTGGTCGTCgtattgtttatttggTTACTTTGATGATTTATATTGTTTTGCAAATCCCTTGTGCTTTGGCTCCAAATATCGCTTGTTTGCTTATCGTTCGTTTCTTCTGTGGTTGCTTTGGCTGCACACCTCTTACCTTGGCTGGTGGTGTAATTTCGGATGTCTGGGAAACTCGTGAACGTGGTCTGGCTATTGCTTTCTTTGCCGCTGGTCCTTATGCCGGCCCTACTCTTGGTCCATTAGTAGGTGGTTGGATTGGTGTCGGTACTGGTGATTTCCGTTGGATTTTCTGGGTCAACATGATCTACATGTTTGTCATGTATCTTACTTTGCTTCCCGTTCCTGAAACTTATGCCCCTGTACTTTTGCGTTGGCGTGCTCAAAGGATTCGTAAGGAAACAGGTCGTCAAGTGTTTACCGCCCAAGAGAAACAAATGCTTTCCTTCAAAGAAATCGTTCAAGTTAACCTTACGCGTCCCCTTACCCTTCTACTTACCGAACCCATTCTTGTTTGTATTTCTGGTTATATTGCCTTGATTTATGCCCTGTTGTATGGTTATTTCTTTGCATATCCCAACGTGTTTGTCAAGGGTAAGGGTTACAACGAGGGTATTACTGGCTTGATGTTTATTCCCATTTTGGTAGGTGTCGTCGGTGCTTTGAGTACTACTCCCTTCCTTGAAAAACAATATATGGCCAAGTTAGATGCAAACAATGGTAAGTCTGTTCCTGAATGGCGTTTGGTCGGTATGTGTATCGCTTCTCCTTTCATTCCTACTGgtcttttgatttttgcaTGGACAAGTTTCCCCAGACTTATTTGGATTGGTCCTGCTTTTAGTGGTGCTCCTTTCGGTTATGGTATGGTGTTGTTTTACTTTAGTGCCAACAATTATCTTATCGATGTATATCAAAATTACTGTGCGTCAGCATTGGCTGCTAAAACAATGGTTCGTTCCGCAGGTGGTGCCGCTTTCCCTCTTTTCATTGATTATATGATGGATGGTATGACTCGTCAATGGGCCTTCTTTTTGTTGGGTATGGTTGCCGTTGCCGCTATTCCCATTCCTTTCACCTTTTACTTGTTTGGTGATAAGATTCGGGCTAGATCCAAGGCCGCTATTGTTTAA